CCTACCCGATGACGACCAAGAAGCCGTCGGACGTGGCCAGGATCCCCGACCTGTGCAAGCAGCTGGCCCCGCACCGCGGCGTGCCGACCAAGCCGCTGCGCATCATGATCATGGGAATCCCGAACGTCGGCAAATCGACGCTGATGAACGCGCTCTTGAAGAAGCGCGTGGCCAAGGTCGGCGACGAGCCGGCCGTGACCAAGGCCCAGCAAAAGCTCTACCTCGACAAGTTCACCGTGCTGGTCGACACCCCCGGCATGCTGTGGCCGAAGATCGCCATGGACAGCGACGGCATGATGCTGGCCGCCAGCCACGCGGTCGGCACCAACGCCGTGATCGAGGAAGAAGTCGCCGAGTTCCTCGGCACGCTGCTGCTCGAGCGCTACCCGCACCTGCTGCGTGAACGCTACGGCATGAAGACGGACGGCATCGATGGCTTCGGCGTGATCGAAGGCGTGGCGCTGCGCCGCGGCTTCCGCGTGCGCGGCGGCGAATTCGACTACGAAAAGGCGGCGCACGTGTTCCTGCAGGATTATCGCCAGGGCGCGCTGGGGCGCATCAGCCTCGAGACCCCGGAGACGCGGGCGGCGGCGCTGGAGCAGCATCGCATCGCGATGGAAGAGAAGGCGCGGATTGCGGCCGAGAAGGCGGCGGCGAAGGCGGAAGAGGCGGCGCGCGGGAAGCGCGGTACGTGATGGAGCCTTGATAAACCTACTGCACGTTGCTGAGGCGGTC
This genomic stretch from Massilia sp. 9096 harbors:
- the ylqF gene encoding ribosome biogenesis GTPase YlqF gives rise to the protein MSIQWFPGHMAAARKQAAEQMENTDVVIEVLDARLPQASSNPMVEELRKFRQRPCLKVLNKTDLADPAVTAQWAAWYDAQPGVTAYPMTTKKPSDVARIPDLCKQLAPHRGVPTKPLRIMIMGIPNVGKSTLMNALLKKRVAKVGDEPAVTKAQQKLYLDKFTVLVDTPGMLWPKIAMDSDGMMLAASHAVGTNAVIEEEVAEFLGTLLLERYPHLLRERYGMKTDGIDGFGVIEGVALRRGFRVRGGEFDYEKAAHVFLQDYRQGALGRISLETPETRAAALEQHRIAMEEKARIAAEKAAAKAEEAARGKRGT